Proteins encoded together in one Carya illinoinensis cultivar Pawnee chromosome 3, C.illinoinensisPawnee_v1, whole genome shotgun sequence window:
- the LOC122302938 gene encoding PH, RCC1 and FYVE domains-containing protein 1 isoform X4 gives MPTNFHSLSGSPNLSHSERCFSDGLSYSSDCFCSSESVLSNVQNTLAISIPNSPYIEADNLKKGLPTASTKHEKNAPLRLAMPCGSRQKDKNKVLKDVLLWGEGMGGGIIGGGVDWFGNYNGVQVDALLPKILESTMKYDVQNLSLGEKHAALVTTHGEVYCWGEEKGGRLGHKINIDESLPKIVDSLAGVRVKSVACGEYQTCALTDSGELYTWGENGCGGDIGGERNRSQWLPRKISGPLDGVTISNVSCGEWHTAIVSTSGQLFTYGDGTFGVLGHGNLQCVSHPKEVESLKGLWVKSVACGSWHTAAIVDIVVDRYRFNAKGGKLFTWGDGDKGRLGHANEERSLLPTCVAQLVDHDFVQVSCARTLTVGLTNLGTVYTMGSAMHGQLGNPWCKDKSITIVEGKLKEESVKEISSGLYHVAVLTSNGNVYTWGKGANGQLGLGDIEDRNLPTLVEALRDRQVESIACGSSFTAAICLHKSISVSDQSSCTACKLSFGFTRKKHNCYNCGLLFCHSCCSKKVTNASLAPNTSKAFRVCDPCFNNLQKMTNSGRLLKLESCSPKQHLTQRKLFPDKKEEKGLLAPKWSQMMSIRQSHDDGSQYGGRKALEHRGENQQHLEPVASLSRGLPQWGKVPCPPLFKTYCPENSGALIPLSENRSYSVSPLHFASAISSDLNGPKGISHEMLIEEVQRLRAEARSLEKQNEIRSQKIQECQKQIEETWSLAREETAKCKAAKEVIKALALRLHMTSEKVSTKTQLKDGVPATPPQISPAYKDNLERVCPMIVATKLPPQVGSPKEVDSLSNTPIIFSDTLRSKYGRDVCDENTRSMENSHVTRTESPHNGAKASTLEWVEQYEPGVYITFTILPSGHKGLKRVRFSRKRFTEREAEEWWGENQVIVYQKYDIEGYSNSS, from the exons ATGCCGACGAACTTTCACAG TTTATCTGGGAGTCCTAATCTGTCTCATTCAGAAAGGTGTTTTTCTGATGGCTTATCATATTCTTCTGATTGCTTCTGTTCATCGGAGTCAGTCCTATCAAATGTGCAGAATACGCTGGCTATTTCAATTCCAAATTCTCCATATATTGAAGCAGATAATCTCAAGAAGGGGCTACCAACTGCTAGCACCAAACATGAAAAGAATGCGCCTCTTAGACTTGCTATGCCTTGTGGATCTCGGCAAAAAGATAAGAACAAGGTTTTGAAGGATGTTTTGCTTTGGGGTGAAGGAATGGGAGGAGGGATTATTGGTGGTGGGGTGGATTGGTTTGGGAACTATAATGGAGTGCAAGTGGATGCTTTATTACCCAAAATACTGGAATCCACCATGAAGTATGATGTGCAGAACTTATCTTTAGGAGAGAAACATGCTGCCTTAGTCACCACTCATGGGGAAGTATATTGCTGGGGTGAGGAGAAGGGGGGTAGGCTGGGGCACAAGATTAATATAGATGAGAGCTTGCCTAAAATTGTTGACTCTCTTGCAGGGGTCCGTGTAAAATCTGTTGCCTGTGGTGAATATCAAACATGTGCCCTAACTGACTCTGGTGAGCTATATACATGGGGTGAAAATGGTTGTGGTGGTGATATAGGGGGTGAGAGAAATAGAAGTCAATGGTTGCCACGAAAAATTTCTGGCCCTCTGGATGGTGTAACTATATCAAATGTCTCCTGTGGGGAATGGCATACTGCAATTGTTTCCACCTCTGGGCAGTTATTTACATATGGAGATGGGACTTTTGGGGTTCTTGGGCACGGTAATCTTCAGTGTGTTTCTCATCCAAAAGAAGTCGAATCTCTCAAAGGTTTGTGGGTAAAATCTGTTGCATGTGGATCGTGGCATACCGCTGCTATTGTTGACATTGTGGTTGACCGTTACAGATTTAATGCTAAAGGTGGGAAATTATTTACATGGGGTGATGGGGATAAGGGAAGGCTTGGGCATGCTAATGAAGAGAGAAGCCTTTTACCAACATGTGTTGCACAACTAGTGGATCATGATTTTGTTCAAGTTTCTTGTGCAAGAACACTGACAGTTGGGCTTACCAATTTGGGTACCGTTTATACAATGGGAAGTGCAATGCACGGGCAGTTAGGGAATCCATGGTGCAAGGATAAATCAATCACAATTGTTGAAGGGAAGCTTAAAGAAGAGTCTGTTAAGGAGATATCATCAGGTCTATATCATGTTGCTGTCTTGACGTCTAATGGAAATGTGTATACATGGGGAAAGGGTGCCAATGGGCAGTTAGGATTAGGTGATATAGAAGACAGAAACTTACCCACTTTAGTAGAGGCTTTGAGGGACAGGCAGGTGGAAAGTATTGCTTGTGGATCAAGTTTCACAGCTGCAATCTGTCTACACAAATCTATTTCTGTTAGTGATCAGTCATCTTGTACTGCATGCAAATTATCTTTTGGATTTACAAGGAAGAAGCATAACTGTTACAACTGTGGTCTCCTGTTCTGCCATTCATGTTGTAGCAAGAAGGTTACAAATGCCTCTCTTGCACCTAATACTAGCAAGGCTTTTCGAGTCTGTGATCCATGCTTTAATAATCTGCAGAAAATGACAAATTCAGGTAGGCTATTAAAACTAGAAAGTTGCAGTCCAAAACAGCACTTGACCCAACGAAAACTCTTCCCTgacaagaaagaagaaaaaggactTTTAGCTCCAAAATGGAGTCAAATGATGTCAATTAGACAATCTCATGATGACGGAAGCCAATATGGTGGAAGGAAGGCCCTAGAACACAGAGGGGAAAATCAGCAGCATTTAGAACCTGTTGCTTCTTTGTCACGCGGGCTGCCCCAATGGGGAAAAGTCCCATGCCCTcctttatttaaaacatattgtCCAGAAAATTCTGGAGCACTTATTCCTCTATCAGAAAATCGGTCATATTCTGTTTCCCCCCTTCATTTTGCATCTGCTATTTCCAGCGACTTAAATGGGCCAAAAGGCATATCGCATGAGATGCTCATTGAAGAAGTGCAGAGGCTGAGGGCTGAG GCAAGAAGCCTTGAAAAGCAAAATGAGATTAGAAGCCAGAAGATTCAAGAATGTCAAAAACAAATTGAGGAAACGTGGTCCCTAGCTAGGGAAGAGACTGCGAAGTGTAAGGCAGCAAAGGAGGTCATAAAAGCTTTGGCATTAAGG CTTCATATGACATCAGAGAAAGTTTCTACTAAAACGCAACTGAAAGATGGAGTTCCTGCGACTCCGCCTCAAATCTCACCAGCATATAAAGATAACCTTGAGCGGGTGTGCCCTATGATTGTGGCTACTAAACTGCCTCCTCAAGTAGGATCACCAAAAGAAGTAGATAGTCTATCTAATACTCCTATTATATTCTCTGATACTTTAAGATCCAAGTACGGGAGAGATGTTTGCGATGAAAACACCAGATCAATGGAGAATTCACATGTTACAAGAACTGAATCTCCACATAATGGGGCTAAAGCATCAACGCTTGAATGGGTTGAACAGTACGAACCCGGTGTATATATCACATTTACAATTTTGCCAAGTGGACATAAGGGGCTGAAACGAGTGAGATTCAG CCGAAAACGATTCACCGAGAGGGAAGCAGAGGAATGGTGGGGGGAGAATCAAGTTATTGTGTATCAAAAGTATGACATTGAAGGCTATAGCAACTCTTCATAA